From a region of the Streptomyces tirandamycinicus genome:
- a CDS encoding creatininase family protein: MTDPQERPLQEGLLQEGLLQEGPPEPGPRPPEPGPLPWDTTGDAGVRRADVAILPIGSFEQHGPYLPLATDTLIACAIAREVAAAYPVHRLPPLTFSCSHEHSAWPGTVSISATTLCAVVRDIAESLRRSGVRNLVLVNGHGGNYVLRNVVQESLGTGTRMALFPGSADWGAARERAGVETPSHSDMHAGEVETSILLHDCPELVRPGHMTSDFLADDREHLLTVGLRPYTDTGVVGRPSLASAEKGKELLASLTGSFGGYFSLLVPERSAGPAGEGAR, encoded by the coding sequence ATGACCGACCCGCAGGAAAGGCCGCTGCAGGAAGGGCTGCTGCAGGAAGGGCTTCTGCAGGAAGGGCCGCCGGAACCAGGGCCGAGGCCGCCGGAGCCGGGACCGCTGCCGTGGGACACGACCGGCGACGCGGGTGTGCGGCGGGCGGACGTCGCGATCCTGCCGATCGGCAGCTTCGAGCAGCACGGCCCGTATCTCCCCCTGGCCACCGACACGTTGATCGCGTGCGCGATCGCCCGGGAGGTCGCCGCCGCGTACCCGGTCCACCGGTTGCCGCCGCTGACGTTCTCCTGTTCGCACGAGCACTCCGCCTGGCCGGGGACCGTCAGCATTTCCGCCACGACGCTCTGTGCCGTGGTGCGGGACATCGCCGAATCGCTCCGCCGTTCCGGCGTCCGGAATCTCGTACTGGTCAACGGGCACGGCGGAAACTATGTGCTGCGCAACGTGGTTCAGGAATCCCTCGGTACCGGTACCCGTATGGCGCTTTTCCCGGGATCGGCCGACTGGGGTGCCGCGCGCGAACGCGCCGGCGTGGAGACACCGTCGCACAGTGATATGCACGCGGGTGAAGTGGAGACCTCTATTCTTCTGCACGACTGTCCCGAACTCGTACGCCCCGGTCATATGACCTCCGATTTCCTCGCCGACGACCGGGAGCATTTGCTCACCGTCGGTCTGCGCCCCTACACGGACACCGGTGTGGTCGGCCGGCCTTCCCTGGCGTCGGCCGAGAAGGGTAAGGAATTGCTCGCCTCTCTCACCGGCTCCTTCGGCGGGTACTTCTCGTTGCTGGTGCCGGAACGTTCCGCCGGCCCGGCCGGGGAGGGGGCCCGATGA
- a CDS encoding RibD family protein — translation MNGLPTGRPAGALDARGAWERLLAIRTGAQAEAAGLRRDGHGRYRWRDGASAGADLLAERYLPLCLAGPRFTFAQLGQSLDGFIATRKGDADYVTGPEDREHLHRLRALSDAVVVGAGTAVADDPRLTVRACPGPHPVRVVLDPHGRVPPTRGLFTDGAAPTLWVVGAGSGPGRDLADGSAAAGVDVLVLPDTAAFAPRRLVHELARRGLGRVLVEGGGVTVSRFLHEGALDRLYVTVAPVLIGDGVPGLAFPGPDVMRDALRPPVRRAFLGEDTLFELDLRAARSGEPLDGEHGGTGKGGGEGQ, via the coding sequence ATGAACGGCCTTCCCACCGGCCGGCCGGCCGGCGCGCTCGACGCGCGGGGCGCCTGGGAGCGACTGCTGGCCATACGGACCGGGGCGCAGGCCGAGGCCGCCGGACTGCGCCGCGACGGGCACGGGCGCTACCGGTGGAGGGACGGTGCCTCCGCCGGGGCGGACCTCCTCGCCGAGCGCTATCTGCCGCTCTGCCTGGCCGGCCCCCGCTTCACCTTCGCCCAACTCGGCCAGAGCCTCGACGGGTTCATCGCGACCCGCAAGGGCGATGCCGACTACGTCACCGGCCCCGAGGACCGCGAACACCTGCACCGGCTTCGGGCGCTCTCCGACGCGGTGGTCGTCGGCGCCGGGACCGCCGTCGCCGACGACCCGCGGCTGACGGTCCGGGCCTGCCCCGGCCCGCACCCGGTGCGGGTGGTCCTCGACCCGCACGGCCGGGTCCCGCCGACACGGGGGCTGTTCACCGACGGCGCGGCCCCCACCCTGTGGGTGGTCGGCGCGGGCAGCGGGCCCGGGCGGGACCTCGCGGACGGTTCGGCCGCCGCCGGCGTGGACGTACTGGTCCTGCCCGACACCGCCGCGTTCGCCCCCCGCCGGCTGGTGCACGAGCTCGCGCGCCGGGGACTCGGCCGGGTGCTCGTCGAGGGCGGCGGGGTGACGGTGTCCCGCTTCCTGCACGAGGGCGCCCTGGACCGGCTGTACGTCACCGTGGCGCCGGTGCTGATCGGCGACGGGGTGCCGGGTCTCGCGTTCCCCGGACCCGACGTGATGCGGGACGCGCTCAGGCCGCCCGTGCGCCGCGCCTTCCTCGGCGAGGACACCCTCTTCGAACTCGACCTGCGTGCGGCGCGGTCCGGCGAGCCACTGGACGGCGAGCACGGCGGCACCGGGAAGGGCGGCGGCGAAGGCCAGTAG
- a CDS encoding methyltransferase domain-containing protein, translated as MSTTDVARFAPEWLALREAADAAARAPELLEPLRLHLPGTAPADRHGPAAPLVIRDLGCGTGSMGRWLAPRLDGRQHWILHDHDPRLLELASARLPRTAADGSPVTVATERGDVSRLTAERLRGTSLVTASALLDLLTREELDGLVAACAGAGCPALLALSVVGRVDLAPSDPMDDEITDAFNAHQRREEHGRRLLGPDAVAAASVAFARRGMTVRVQTSPWRLGAWTGTPTGAAADPGTPGGDGDAPAGRLSRRLTAEWLRGWVGAAREQRPDLATRSGAYLRRRLEACEAGELRVVVHHSDVLALPRRDGGTP; from the coding sequence GTGAGTACGACCGATGTCGCGCGATTCGCGCCGGAGTGGCTGGCGCTGCGGGAGGCCGCCGACGCCGCGGCCCGCGCACCCGAACTGCTGGAGCCGCTGCGGCTCCACCTGCCCGGCACGGCTCCGGCGGACCGGCACGGGCCGGCCGCCCCGCTGGTGATCCGGGACCTCGGCTGCGGCACCGGTTCGATGGGCCGCTGGCTGGCGCCCCGGCTCGACGGCCGCCAGCACTGGATCCTGCACGACCACGACCCCCGGCTGCTCGAACTGGCCTCCGCCCGGCTGCCCCGTACGGCCGCGGACGGCAGCCCCGTCACCGTCGCGACGGAACGCGGGGACGTCTCCCGGCTGACGGCGGAACGACTCCGGGGCACCTCGCTGGTGACGGCGTCCGCGCTGCTGGACCTGCTCACCCGGGAGGAACTGGACGGACTGGTCGCGGCCTGCGCCGGGGCCGGCTGCCCGGCGCTGCTGGCGCTGTCGGTGGTGGGGCGGGTGGACCTCGCCCCGTCCGACCCGATGGACGACGAGATCACCGACGCCTTCAACGCGCATCAGCGCCGCGAGGAGCACGGCCGCCGGCTGCTCGGGCCGGACGCGGTCGCGGCGGCCTCCGTCGCCTTCGCCCGCCGGGGCATGACCGTGCGGGTGCAGACCAGCCCGTGGCGCCTGGGCGCCTGGACGGGGACGCCCACCGGGGCCGCCGCGGACCCGGGAACCCCGGGCGGTGACGGCGATGCGCCGGCCGGGCGGTTGTCGCGGCGGCTGACGGCGGAGTGGCTGCGGGGCTGGGTCGGCGCGGCGCGCGAGCAGCGGCCCGACCTCGCCACCCGGTCCGGCGCCTATCTGCGGCGCCGGCTGGAGGCGTGCGAGGCGGGGGAGTTGCGTGTGGTGGTGCACCACAGCGATGTACTGGCGCTGCCCCGGCGAGACGGCGGCACCCCGTGA